Proteins encoded within one genomic window of uncultured Draconibacterium sp.:
- a CDS encoding Crp/Fnr family transcriptional regulator, producing MDLTDNIKNLDNLNAYKTRVQYLKGETIFKQGAFAPYVMYVVEGLVKVYLQTGIDKNMSISVASEGEFLAFSSVFGEPVHTYSAQAISNTQICMIEKESLKQILLDNPEFALKITSQNYQNERHLFEVIKNISYKQMRGKLASALIYLSQEEFLKQNIFEFLTRQDIADFASISAESAIKFLKEFEKENIITLNGKNIIVDDAAQLLNISKNG from the coding sequence TTGGATTTAACGGACAACATAAAAAATTTAGACAACCTGAATGCATACAAAACCCGCGTTCAGTATTTAAAAGGCGAAACCATATTTAAACAAGGTGCGTTTGCGCCTTATGTAATGTATGTTGTTGAGGGACTGGTAAAAGTGTACCTACAAACTGGAATTGATAAAAATATGAGTATAAGTGTGGCATCAGAAGGTGAATTTCTGGCGTTTTCGTCGGTGTTTGGCGAGCCGGTTCACACTTATTCGGCACAGGCCATTAGCAATACGCAAATTTGTATGATCGAAAAGGAAAGCCTGAAACAGATCCTGCTGGATAATCCGGAGTTTGCATTAAAAATTACCTCGCAGAATTATCAAAACGAAAGGCATTTGTTTGAAGTGATCAAGAACATTTCGTATAAACAAATGCGTGGGAAACTGGCTTCTGCACTGATTTACCTGAGCCAGGAAGAGTTTTTGAAGCAAAACATTTTCGAATTTCTTACCCGACAGGATATTGCTGATTTTGCTTCTATTTCGGCTGAAAGTGCCATAAAGTTTCTGAAAGAGTTTGAGAAGGAAAATATTATTACGCTTAATGGCAAAAACATCATTGTCGACGATGCTGCTCAACTTTTGAATATCAGTAAAAACGGCTAA
- the rimK gene encoding 30S ribosomal protein S6--L-glutamate ligase, whose translation MDSEKIIIGSEEWCGLPQLNIPGVKARIDSGAKTSALHAVNISQFKKNGQPWISFDVHPLQKDGKTTIHCEAPLLDKRKVKSSSGNSEVRFVIKTVLSIAGEAWEIEVTLTNRDSMGYRMLLGRQAMSGKILVDPEDSFHLGDLSKERIASYYFTNITRPTGLKIGLLASNPDLHSNTRIMEAGQEHGHEMEFLNLKDCYIKLDGKNPEMHYRGGRVLNEFDAIIPRIRPSATFYGCALTRHFEAMGVYTLNTASAITQSRDKLYALQLLINNGLPIPTTGFANSPLDTNELIQMVGGAPLIVKLLEGTQGKGVVLAETKKAAESLINAFKSLRANILVQEFVKEADGKDIRCFVVNGKVVASIMRTAAPGEFRANIHMGGTASITKITAEERRIAILAAKTLNLKVAGVDIIRGKNGPLLLEVNSSPGLEGVEGASNKDIAGKMIEAVEKDLKYHRK comes from the coding sequence ATGGATTCAGAAAAAATAATTATTGGTAGTGAAGAATGGTGTGGTTTGCCACAATTAAATATTCCGGGAGTAAAAGCCCGGATTGATTCCGGAGCAAAAACTTCGGCATTACACGCTGTAAATATTAGTCAGTTTAAAAAGAACGGCCAGCCGTGGATCAGTTTTGACGTGCATCCACTGCAAAAAGATGGAAAAACAACCATTCATTGCGAGGCACCATTATTAGACAAGCGAAAAGTAAAAAGTTCGAGTGGTAATAGCGAAGTCCGCTTTGTAATAAAAACAGTCTTGTCGATCGCAGGCGAAGCCTGGGAAATTGAGGTGACGCTTACCAACCGCGACTCGATGGGGTACCGAATGCTGTTGGGCAGACAAGCCATGTCGGGTAAAATACTGGTCGATCCGGAAGATTCATTTCATTTGGGCGACCTTTCCAAGGAGCGAATTGCATCGTATTATTTTACGAATATTACACGCCCCACAGGTTTAAAAATCGGATTGCTGGCCAGTAATCCTGATTTGCACAGTAATACGCGAATTATGGAAGCCGGGCAGGAACATGGTCACGAAATGGAGTTTCTGAACCTGAAAGATTGTTACATAAAACTGGATGGCAAAAATCCTGAAATGCATTACCGGGGCGGCCGGGTTTTGAATGAGTTTGATGCCATTATTCCGCGTATCAGGCCAAGTGCTACTTTTTATGGTTGTGCACTTACGCGTCATTTTGAGGCAATGGGTGTCTACACACTAAACACAGCTTCGGCAATAACTCAATCGCGCGATAAGTTGTATGCTTTGCAGTTGCTTATCAATAACGGTTTGCCAATTCCTACAACCGGATTTGCCAATTCGCCACTCGACACCAACGAACTAATTCAAATGGTTGGCGGTGCTCCGCTAATTGTAAAACTGTTGGAAGGTACGCAGGGAAAAGGTGTGGTGTTGGCCGAAACCAAAAAAGCCGCTGAGAGTTTGATTAATGCCTTTAAAAGCCTTCGTGCAAATATTCTGGTACAAGAGTTTGTAAAAGAGGCCGACGGTAAGGATATTCGTTGTTTTGTAGTGAACGGGAAAGTGGTGGCCAGCATTATGCGCACTGCGGCACCTGGCGAGTTTCGTGCCAATATTCACATGGGAGGAACAGCATCGATTACCAAAATAACAGCTGAAGAACGTCGTATTGCAATTCTTGCGGCAAAAACCTTAAACCTAAAGGTTGCCGGTGTTGATATTATCCGCGGCAAAAACGGACCGTTGTTACTGGAGGTAAATTCATCGCCGGGCCTTGAAGGGGTAGAAGGAGCCTCAAATAAAGACATTGCCGGCAAGATGATTGAAGCCGTTGAGAAAGACTTAAAATACCACAGGAAGTAG
- the arfB gene encoding alternative ribosome rescue aminoacyl-tRNA hydrolase ArfB, translating to MRLSETQKDQIINELKISAIRSSGPGGQNVNKVNTKVELRFNLNDSAVFTETQKQRLATKLKNRINLDGVIVLSESSERSQLKNKQKAIAKLIELIEKALTPAKRRIKTKPTISSKLKRLEKKKQQSIKKQLRQRPDL from the coding sequence ATGAGACTTTCAGAAACACAAAAAGACCAAATTATAAACGAATTAAAAATTTCAGCAATTCGCAGTAGCGGTCCCGGTGGCCAAAATGTGAACAAGGTAAACACGAAAGTTGAGCTGCGTTTTAACCTGAATGACTCCGCTGTTTTTACCGAGACTCAAAAACAAAGGCTTGCTACCAAACTAAAAAACCGAATAAATTTAGATGGAGTAATTGTGCTTTCCGAGAGCAGCGAACGCAGTCAATTGAAGAATAAGCAGAAGGCCATCGCAAAGCTTATTGAGCTAATTGAAAAGGCTTTGACTCCCGCCAAACGACGCATAAAAACAAAGCCTACAATTTCGTCGAAACTAAAACGACTGGAGAAGAAAAAGCAACAATCAATCAAAAAACAGCTACGCCAACGGCCTGATTTGTAA
- a CDS encoding OsmC family protein — MAKQEVKVSWKDKMAFEAEVDGHKIILDAAEAVGGEDQGPRPKPLMLTALAGCTGMDVVSILKKMRVEVEDFNVTVEGELTDEHPKQYYKMNVIYTFKGKDLPLEKLKKAVSLSEERYCGVSALYKKVIEVTSEIKIID, encoded by the coding sequence ATGGCAAAACAAGAAGTGAAAGTTAGCTGGAAAGATAAAATGGCCTTCGAGGCCGAGGTAGACGGACACAAAATAATACTCGATGCTGCCGAAGCAGTTGGTGGCGAAGATCAGGGACCGCGACCGAAACCACTTATGCTTACCGCACTTGCCGGATGCACGGGAATGGATGTAGTATCTATTCTGAAAAAAATGCGTGTTGAGGTGGAAGATTTTAATGTAACTGTTGAAGGTGAGTTAACTGATGAACACCCGAAACAGTATTATAAAATGAATGTTATCTATACGTTTAAAGGTAAAGATCTTCCTTTGGAGAAACTAAAAAAAGCAGTTAGTTTGTCGGAAGAAAGATATTGTGGAGTAAGTGCGCTTTACAAAAAAGTAATCGAAGTTACTTCTGAAATTAAAATTATAGATTAA
- the trxA gene encoding thioredoxin — protein sequence MSTTLIVIAVVLAALVGLIAVNYFRMKNAKPVANSKRIKVLNNKNFKAATKRGVVLLDFWAPWCGPCKIIAPTLNEIADSQTDFMVAKVNVDHNQQLAQKFKVRNIPTMLILKDGKEAGRIVGVKTKRTILKEVDAVMAG from the coding sequence ATGTCGACTACACTAATTGTAATTGCTGTTGTTCTTGCCGCGTTGGTGGGACTAATTGCAGTAAATTATTTTCGAATGAAGAATGCCAAACCGGTGGCAAACAGCAAACGAATTAAAGTGCTGAATAATAAAAACTTTAAAGCGGCAACAAAACGAGGAGTTGTGTTGCTTGATTTTTGGGCTCCCTGGTGCGGACCATGCAAAATTATTGCGCCTACATTAAACGAAATTGCCGATAGTCAGACTGATTTTATGGTGGCAAAAGTTAATGTAGACCACAACCAACAACTGGCACAAAAATTTAAGGTGCGCAATATTCCAACCATGCTGATTTTAAAAGATGGAAAAGAAGCCGGTCGTATTGTTGGTGTAAAAACCAAACGCACCATTCTAAAAGAGGTTGATGCAGTGATGGCTGGTTAA
- a CDS encoding glycine betaine ABC transporter substrate-binding protein: MLNVKKLGALLVAATLLFSITSCSNSGSKKSSDEQKMEVSILYPNWAEGIAFTHLAKVALEANGFDVELTNLEPGLIYGELSKDNSKGDVFLDAWLPNTHKDYWADYGDKLVKLGESFSGGTTGLVVPAYVTINSIEELNANKDKFDGEIIGIGSGAGIHANTEKAIEAYGLDFEQITSSGPAMVASLEKAIKNNEWIVVTGWKPHFKWAKNDLRYLEDPKGVYPKDVCAIISRRGFAEDMPKAGTFFKNFNLEEAQLYDLMGKISDVGEEAGAQQFYDANKAMIDGWFN; this comes from the coding sequence ATGCTGAACGTTAAAAAATTAGGTGCTCTGTTAGTAGCTGCAACCTTACTGTTTTCAATTACTTCGTGCTCAAACAGTGGATCGAAAAAATCGAGTGATGAACAAAAAATGGAAGTTAGTATTCTTTACCCAAACTGGGCCGAAGGTATTGCATTTACACACCTTGCAAAGGTTGCACTGGAAGCCAATGGTTTTGATGTGGAATTAACCAACCTGGAACCGGGACTGATCTATGGCGAATTATCAAAAGACAATTCAAAAGGTGACGTTTTTTTAGATGCATGGTTGCCAAATACACACAAAGATTACTGGGCTGATTATGGCGACAAACTAGTAAAACTGGGAGAATCATTCAGTGGCGGTACTACCGGATTAGTAGTTCCTGCGTACGTAACCATTAATTCAATTGAAGAGTTGAACGCTAACAAAGACAAATTTGATGGCGAGATTATCGGAATCGGAAGTGGCGCGGGTATTCATGCCAACACCGAAAAAGCCATTGAAGCGTACGGTCTGGATTTCGAGCAAATTACATCGAGCGGACCTGCAATGGTTGCCAGCCTTGAAAAAGCGATTAAAAACAACGAGTGGATTGTTGTTACAGGATGGAAACCACATTTTAAATGGGCTAAAAACGATTTGAGATATTTGGAAGATCCAAAAGGTGTTTATCCGAAAGATGTTTGTGCAATTATTTCGCGCAGAGGTTTTGCTGAAGACATGCCAAAAGCAGGTACTTTCTTTAAAAACTTTAACCTTGAAGAAGCTCAGCTTTACGATCTGATGGGTAAAATCTCAGATGTTGGAGAAGAAGCCGGTGCTCAGCAATTTTACGATGCTAACAAAGCAATGATCGACGGCTGGTTTAACTAA
- a CDS encoding GtrA family protein has translation MQHILEKTGNAIRNFIDWFYFPFLHFLPREVFRYAATGGSNTTLDIILYFIVYRFVLKMQIVDLGFVAISPHIAAFILVFPITFTTGFLLAKYVTFSSSVIKGRIQLSRYLLSVSGSILLNYIFLKFFVEYCGLYATLSKIITTILVIVYSYMMQRYFTFKTGKRLLPARNRS, from the coding sequence ATGCAGCATATACTAGAGAAAACAGGTAACGCAATCAGGAATTTTATCGACTGGTTTTATTTCCCATTTCTGCATTTTCTTCCCCGCGAGGTTTTTCGCTACGCTGCCACCGGCGGATCAAATACAACCTTAGACATTATCTTGTATTTTATCGTTTATCGTTTTGTGTTGAAAATGCAGATTGTCGACCTCGGGTTTGTTGCTATCAGTCCGCATATTGCTGCATTTATACTAGTTTTTCCGATTACTTTTACCACCGGATTCTTACTGGCAAAATATGTAACTTTTTCTTCGTCAGTAATAAAAGGCAGAATTCAATTATCTCGCTACCTGCTTTCCGTTAGTGGATCAATTCTGCTCAACTATATTTTTCTGAAATTCTTTGTTGAATATTGCGGCTTGTACGCCACGCTGTCAAAAATAATAACTACCATACTGGTAATTGTTTACAGTTACATGATGCAACGTTATTTTACGTTTAAAACCGGCAAAAGACTGCTGCCTGCCCGAAATCGTTCGTAA
- a CDS encoding thioredoxin family protein, which produces MKLLRTGLPEIESAAELEKVLAENENVMVCCGRMGPMCFPVYNVMERLEKERNNVKFMVMSFDNPEAAPIRNAPECSSFMGLPFTMYYKNGKVAKATTSIQTQEQVTAILDEQFGN; this is translated from the coding sequence ATGAAACTTTTAAGAACAGGATTACCCGAAATAGAATCGGCAGCAGAATTGGAAAAAGTACTGGCAGAAAACGAAAATGTAATGGTTTGTTGTGGCCGTATGGGCCCGATGTGTTTCCCAGTATACAATGTTATGGAACGCCTGGAGAAAGAGCGCAACAACGTAAAATTTATGGTTATGTCTTTTGATAATCCGGAGGCTGCACCTATTCGTAATGCACCTGAATGCAGTAGTTTTATGGGACTTCCGTTTACCATGTATTACAAAAACGGAAAAGTGGCTAAAGCAACTACAAGTATTCAAACACAGGAGCAGGTAACAGCTATTCTTGACGAGCAGTTTGGTAACTAA
- a CDS encoding proline/glycine betaine ABC transporter permease → MDKLIDLGKYIEQGINALEESFSGVWGAIDDVISWTVDVLNDTFLAIPFFIIIALVTFGAYYANAGKKAFKKEGFKKGASMALFVVLGLLLIWAMGYWKEAIQTTTLVIVATLIALLLGIPLGIWTARSNMANAIIRPILDFMQTMPAFVYLIPAIFFFSVGNTPGVIATVIFSLPPAVRLTNLGIRNVPSDVIEAGHAFGATDKQILFKIQLPLAKTTILAGVNQVILLALSMVVIASMVGAKGLGSIVYQGIQQNNIAKGFESGLGIVILAIILDRITQAVAKK, encoded by the coding sequence ATGGATAAATTAATCGACCTAGGAAAATATATTGAACAGGGAATTAATGCTCTGGAAGAAAGCTTTTCAGGTGTTTGGGGAGCTATCGATGATGTAATCTCATGGACAGTAGATGTTTTAAACGATACCTTTCTGGCCATTCCTTTCTTTATAATTATTGCCCTTGTAACATTTGGTGCTTATTATGCCAACGCCGGAAAAAAGGCCTTTAAAAAAGAAGGTTTCAAAAAAGGTGCGAGCATGGCACTGTTTGTTGTTCTTGGTTTGTTGCTGATTTGGGCAATGGGCTACTGGAAAGAAGCGATTCAGACTACAACACTTGTAATTGTTGCAACACTTATTGCGTTGTTGCTTGGTATTCCGTTAGGAATTTGGACGGCACGCAGTAATATGGCCAATGCCATTATCCGGCCTATTCTCGACTTTATGCAAACCATGCCGGCATTCGTTTATCTTATCCCTGCTATTTTCTTCTTTAGTGTCGGAAACACACCGGGTGTAATTGCAACAGTAATCTTTTCGTTGCCACCGGCAGTGCGTTTAACAAATCTGGGAATCAGGAATGTGCCTTCAGATGTTATCGAGGCCGGTCATGCTTTTGGCGCTACCGACAAACAAATACTGTTTAAAATTCAGTTGCCACTGGCAAAAACCACAATTCTGGCCGGTGTAAACCAGGTAATTCTACTGGCACTTTCGATGGTTGTAATTGCATCGATGGTTGGTGCAAAAGGTTTGGGAAGTATTGTGTACCAAGGAATTCAGCAAAACAATATTGCCAAAGGTTTCGAATCGGGACTAGGTATTGTAATTCTGGCAATAATTTTAGACCGTATTACTCAGGCTGTTGCAAAAAAATAA
- a CDS encoding type II CAAX endopeptidase family protein yields MEEYRVKYYPTILQGIHLVILYIFIQTVVDFPLAVIDYYKGTEYLYNPIKKIALGVGSVVFILYYGIRKAKAPVLEIFPFKLFNPLVFIPVVTFLWGAHNILDVVNIWVEKMLPAPPWFWELFDRIFEGDYGFMGAFLKVAVVAPIIEELIFRGLIFNGFRKNYNGFVAVFMSALLFSLFHLNPWQMPATFLLGLLLGWLMLRTNNILVAIIGHSINNAMVLLTVTYWQQIRENSIYLLERNNLLLLSALVMALSIVLIYFASIPWFGKRRR; encoded by the coding sequence ATGGAAGAGTACCGCGTTAAATATTATCCAACCATTTTGCAGGGCATTCACCTTGTTATTCTTTACATTTTTATTCAAACCGTTGTTGACTTTCCTTTAGCGGTAATCGATTATTACAAAGGAACTGAATACTTGTACAACCCGATTAAAAAAATTGCGTTAGGCGTTGGTTCCGTGGTGTTTATACTTTACTATGGAATTAGAAAAGCAAAAGCACCTGTTTTGGAAATTTTCCCTTTTAAACTTTTTAATCCACTGGTATTTATTCCGGTGGTAACTTTTCTTTGGGGCGCGCATAACATTCTCGACGTTGTAAATATATGGGTAGAAAAGATGTTGCCTGCCCCACCCTGGTTTTGGGAACTTTTCGATCGTATTTTTGAAGGCGACTATGGTTTTATGGGGGCCTTTCTGAAAGTAGCTGTTGTGGCTCCGATTATTGAAGAACTGATATTTAGAGGCCTTATATTTAACGGATTCAGAAAAAATTACAATGGTTTTGTTGCCGTATTTATGTCGGCACTTTTGTTCTCTTTATTTCACTTGAATCCGTGGCAAATGCCGGCTACTTTTCTGTTAGGGCTGCTACTTGGCTGGCTAATGTTGCGCACCAATAATATTTTAGTAGCTATCATCGGGCACTCTATAAATAACGCGATGGTATTGCTAACCGTAACTTACTGGCAACAAATTCGCGAGAACTCCATTTACCTTCTAGAGCGAAATAATCTGTTACTGCTTAGTGCGCTTGTAATGGCTCTTTCTATCGTGCTAATTTATTTTGCCAGTATTCCGTGGTTTGGCAAACGCCGACGATAA
- a CDS encoding DUF456 domain-containing protein: MDILLIVLGAIFIISGVLGCVLPIIPGPPLSYIGLLLLHFTERYQFSSKFLIIWAIITVVVYALDYLIPAWGTKKFGGSKRGVWGSIIGLVIGMFFFPPFGIIIGPFVGAVVGELTAGKESKAALKSGFGSFMGFLAGTLLKLIASGMMTWYFVKELIV; this comes from the coding sequence ATGGACATTCTATTAATCGTTTTAGGAGCAATTTTTATTATCAGCGGAGTTTTAGGTTGCGTTTTACCCATAATTCCGGGCCCTCCGTTAAGTTATATCGGTCTGTTGTTGCTACATTTTACCGAGCGTTATCAGTTCTCCTCAAAATTTCTGATAATCTGGGCCATTATTACAGTTGTTGTTTATGCACTCGATTATCTTATTCCGGCCTGGGGAACCAAAAAATTCGGAGGAAGTAAACGTGGTGTTTGGGGAAGCATTATCGGCCTGGTAATAGGAATGTTTTTCTTTCCTCCTTTTGGCATCATAATCGGTCCTTTCGTTGGTGCTGTCGTTGGCGAACTTACTGCCGGGAAAGAATCAAAAGCCGCCTTAAAATCAGGATTTGGATCGTTTATGGGATTTTTGGCAGGAACATTGCTGAAACTTATCGCATCGGGCATGATGACCTGGTATTTTGTAAAAGAACTAATCGTTTAA
- a CDS encoding glycine betaine/L-proline ABC transporter ATP-binding protein, with protein MSDNRKTKIKVEDLTLIFGKRKQEALKLLEQGVSKEEILKRTKCTVGVNRASFEIKEGEVFVIMGLSGSGKSTLIRCLNRLNEPTAGKVIFDDHDITRDTNKELLETRRTEMSMVFQKFGLLPHRTILENAGFGLELRGEEKAARDERAKTALETVGLRGYEAQYPAELSGGMQQRVGLARALANDPEVLLMDEAFSALDPLIKSDMQDELLEIQDKLHKTIVFITHDLDEAIKIGDRIAIMKDGVVEQIGTAEDILTNPASEYVEAFVEKVDRKTIITAETLMFKKHTALEIPKDGPKGAVRKMRSIAVDQLPVIDQHKKFLGHVWLQDVLELEKEQEKSIEKVINTNVPSVYKHYTVEEMLPLITGTRHPLAVIEEETGKFLGLVTQTSLIIEATRFEKKEVIKLKEQANEL; from the coding sequence ATGTCGGATAATAGAAAAACAAAAATAAAGGTTGAAGATCTGACATTGATCTTCGGCAAACGCAAACAAGAAGCACTGAAGTTATTGGAACAAGGTGTTTCGAAGGAAGAGATCCTGAAAAGGACGAAGTGCACGGTTGGTGTAAATCGTGCCAGTTTCGAAATTAAAGAAGGGGAAGTTTTTGTGATCATGGGACTTTCGGGCAGTGGAAAATCGACTTTAATTCGCTGCTTAAACCGCTTAAACGAGCCAACGGCAGGAAAAGTAATTTTTGATGATCACGACATAACCCGCGACACCAATAAAGAATTATTGGAAACGCGGAGAACGGAAATGAGTATGGTTTTCCAAAAATTTGGACTACTTCCCCACCGTACTATTTTAGAGAATGCAGGCTTTGGTTTAGAACTTCGTGGCGAAGAAAAAGCAGCGCGTGACGAAAGAGCAAAAACAGCACTCGAAACCGTTGGATTAAGAGGTTACGAAGCACAATATCCGGCCGAATTATCGGGAGGTATGCAGCAGCGTGTAGGTTTGGCCCGCGCGCTTGCCAACGATCCGGAGGTTCTGCTAATGGACGAAGCTTTCTCGGCGCTCGATCCACTGATTAAATCAGATATGCAGGATGAGCTGCTTGAGATTCAGGATAAACTGCATAAAACTATTGTTTTTATTACCCACGACCTTGACGAGGCCATTAAAATTGGTGACCGCATTGCCATTATGAAAGATGGTGTGGTTGAACAAATTGGTACTGCAGAGGATATTCTTACTAATCCTGCCAGCGAATATGTTGAGGCATTTGTGGAGAAAGTGGACAGGAAAACGATTATTACTGCCGAGACTTTAATGTTTAAAAAGCACACTGCTCTTGAAATTCCGAAAGATGGTCCGAAAGGCGCTGTTCGTAAAATGCGTTCAATTGCTGTCGACCAGTTACCGGTTATCGATCAACACAAAAAATTCCTAGGTCATGTTTGGCTTCAGGATGTTCTTGAACTGGAAAAAGAGCAGGAAAAATCGATAGAAAAGGTAATAAACACCAATGTGCCAAGTGTATACAAACACTATACTGTTGAAGAAATGCTCCCATTAATTACCGGAACCAGGCATCCGCTTGCAGTAATTGAAGAAGAAACAGGAAAATTTCTGGGACTGGTTACACAAACCTCGTTGATTATTGAGGCTACGCGTTTCGAGAAGAAAGAAGTGATTAAACTGAAAGAACAAGCAAACGAATTATAG